The following are encoded together in the Mesotoga infera genome:
- a CDS encoding Fic family protein: protein MVVKVKWDPQYSITDKIASDLMTIEKIRIQVENAQIPLSSLSRIRESARIRSTHFSTQIEGNRLTLQEARDVVNNQRITQEKARDAREVKNYWDALLKIEEWAQELRPFDEYIIKKTHSIVEKGLRAKPSAYRSEQNVIRDSLTNAIIYLPPEAKDSPELMRGLVSWEQDARNKTPVPLIAALVHYQFVTIHPFYDGNGRTARLLSTFILQKEGYGLNGIFSLEEYHASDLQLYYNSLVTHPHHNYYEGREKADLTGWVGYFVELLAKVFEAAGNEVLTQGAIPSDPVLLRRLDHRQKNVLSMFASRDFLTVRELANNLGLSERMARNMVNKWVQKGFLEVLDPSNKNRRYGLSEIYRQFIGNGN, encoded by the coding sequence ATGGTTGTGAAAGTGAAGTGGGACCCCCAATACTCAATTACCGATAAGATAGCCTCAGATCTCATGACCATAGAAAAGATAAGGATTCAAGTTGAGAACGCACAGATTCCTTTAAGCTCTCTTTCGAGAATTAGAGAAAGCGCAAGGATCCGATCGACCCACTTTTCAACACAGATAGAAGGCAATCGCCTGACTCTCCAGGAAGCGCGCGATGTTGTAAATAATCAGAGGATCACACAAGAAAAAGCTAGGGATGCAAGAGAAGTGAAGAACTATTGGGATGCCCTCCTAAAAATCGAGGAGTGGGCTCAAGAACTCAGACCGTTCGATGAATATATTATTAAAAAAACGCACTCGATTGTCGAAAAGGGTCTCAGAGCAAAGCCCTCTGCGTATCGAAGCGAACAAAACGTAATTAGAGACTCACTGACTAATGCGATCATCTACCTTCCTCCGGAAGCAAAGGATTCTCCAGAACTTATGAGAGGACTCGTCAGCTGGGAACAAGATGCCAGGAACAAAACTCCTGTCCCGCTGATCGCCGCGCTCGTTCACTACCAATTCGTTACTATTCATCCCTTTTACGACGGGAATGGAAGAACCGCAAGACTCCTGTCTACCTTCATTCTTCAAAAGGAAGGCTATGGACTGAACGGAATCTTTTCTCTAGAGGAGTACCACGCTAGCGACCTTCAGCTCTATTACAACTCTCTAGTCACCCATCCTCACCACAACTATTATGAAGGAAGAGAGAAAGCCGACCTCACCGGCTGGGTTGGATACTTCGTGGAATTGCTCGCAAAGGTTTTCGAAGCAGCTGGAAATGAAGTCCTCACTCAAGGAGCGATTCCTTCAGACCCCGTGCTCTTGAGAAGGCTTGACCATCGCCAGAAGAACGTGCTCTCTATGTTCGCTTCAAGAGATTTCTTGACTGTAAGAGAGCTGGCAAACAACCTGGGGCTTTCAGAGAGAATGGCGAGAAACATGGTAAACAAGTGGGTCCAAAAAGGCTTTCTCGAAGTACTCGATCCTTCGAACAAGAATCGAAGATATGGATTATCGGAAATATATCGGCAGTTTATCGGAAATGGTAATTGA